In Luteitalea sp. TBR-22, one genomic interval encodes:
- a CDS encoding DUF1553 domain-containing protein: protein MAPEPCPVVAGPLRVARRPAALLFLAAVLAGGLACRPAAPRVAGVPDQVDFNFHVRPILSDKCFACHGPDDRARKGGLSLHTREGAFATLADGRRAVVPGSTRKSELVRRILSTDPAVMMPVPDSHLSLTDVEKATLVRWIEQGATWTPHWAFVAPKTPAIPTGADLKSPANPIDAFVRAGLRGTGLAPSPEAPKETLIRRVSIDLTGLPPTVAEVDAFLADTSPDAYEKVVDRLLASPAFGERMAADWLDVARYADSHGYQDDGMRQMHPWRDWVIKAFNRNMPVDEFITWQLAGDLLPNATVEQRLATAFNRNHMQSQEGGIVSEEYRTEYVADRVNTFGSAFLGLTLQCARCHDHKYDPVLQQDYFKLFAFFNNVNETGQIPYSGMPSPTVTVSTPEADAELAALRAAIGPLEQATRVDRLATGPAFEAWLARAEQAAAPVSLPRAIVHLPLDAMKDYTFANLATPQRKGTVGSEEERKKKTARAPEVVPGRVGSAVRLVGDSQIDLGGRDEKFGFFERNEPFSFALWLRRDKDKVGGPIVTRSGAVMNGHRGYELILRPDGTLTAGLHHVAPDNSLELETLDPFKVGTWYHVAVTYDGSSRGPGLRLYIDGAPARTRLMTDNLARSIISEPLGDWGGISAIRLGRRGDENLADTSIDEFMVFPTQLTAPEVATLATRGADGAGVGVGLGRRAFTRDELAEHWVLRVAKAGERERAQLRALRGKENAIITKLPQVMVMRDLPAERARPTFVLARGAYDAPTTRVEADTPAMLPRFDKGLPRNRLGLARWLVSKENPLATRVLVNRYWALLFGTGLVATPEDFGNQGKLPTHPQLLDYLAVSFRESGWNLKALLRRIVTSQTYRQSSAATPQALEIDPANEKLARGPGYRLSAEQIRDNALAASGLLVRTIGGPSVYPYQPPGLWEELATRNATTYAQGKGDDLHRRSLYTVWKRSTPPPSAISFDASERLLCTVRRQRTSTPLQALVLLNDVQYVEAARVLAERVLLEGGDTPEARITLAWRLLTSRAPRPSEVATVRALHDRERARFAGNPKAARTLATSGEHPPARTLDPVEVATWTVVASTIMNTDEAVNKR, encoded by the coding sequence CTGGCAGCACGCGCAAGAGCGAGCTGGTGCGCCGCATCCTGAGCACGGATCCGGCGGTGATGATGCCGGTGCCAGACTCGCACCTGTCGCTGACCGACGTCGAGAAGGCGACCCTCGTCCGCTGGATCGAGCAGGGGGCCACCTGGACGCCGCACTGGGCGTTCGTGGCGCCGAAGACGCCGGCGATTCCCACCGGCGCCGACCTGAAGTCGCCCGCCAATCCCATCGATGCCTTCGTGCGCGCCGGGCTGCGCGGCACCGGCCTCGCGCCGTCGCCGGAGGCCCCGAAGGAAACGCTGATCCGCCGCGTGTCGATCGACCTCACCGGCCTGCCCCCGACGGTGGCGGAGGTGGACGCCTTCCTTGCCGACACGAGTCCCGACGCCTACGAGAAGGTGGTCGATCGACTGCTCGCCTCGCCCGCCTTCGGTGAGCGCATGGCGGCCGATTGGCTCGACGTGGCGCGCTACGCCGACTCGCACGGCTACCAGGACGACGGGATGCGGCAGATGCATCCATGGCGCGACTGGGTGATCAAGGCGTTCAACCGGAACATGCCGGTGGACGAGTTCATCACCTGGCAGCTGGCCGGCGACCTGCTCCCGAACGCCACGGTGGAGCAACGCCTGGCCACCGCCTTCAACCGCAACCACATGCAGTCGCAGGAAGGCGGCATCGTCTCGGAGGAGTACCGGACCGAGTACGTCGCCGACCGCGTGAACACGTTCGGGTCGGCGTTCCTCGGGCTGACGCTGCAATGCGCGCGGTGCCACGACCACAAGTACGACCCGGTGCTGCAGCAGGACTACTTCAAGCTCTTCGCCTTCTTCAACAACGTCAACGAGACGGGCCAGATCCCGTACTCGGGGATGCCGAGCCCGACGGTCACGGTGAGCACGCCGGAGGCCGACGCCGAGCTCGCCGCGCTGCGGGCCGCCATCGGCCCGCTCGAGCAGGCGACGCGCGTCGACAGGCTGGCCACCGGCCCGGCGTTCGAGGCGTGGCTGGCCAGGGCCGAGCAGGCCGCCGCGCCCGTGTCGCTGCCGCGCGCCATCGTGCACCTGCCGCTCGACGCCATGAAGGACTACACCTTCGCCAACCTCGCCACGCCGCAGCGCAAGGGCACGGTGGGCAGCGAGGAGGAGCGCAAGAAGAAGACGGCGCGCGCGCCCGAGGTGGTGCCCGGCCGGGTCGGCAGCGCGGTGCGGCTGGTCGGCGACAGCCAGATCGACCTCGGTGGCCGCGACGAGAAGTTCGGCTTCTTCGAGCGCAACGAGCCGTTCTCGTTCGCGCTGTGGTTGCGCCGCGACAAGGACAAGGTCGGCGGCCCGATCGTCACGCGGTCGGGCGCGGTGATGAACGGCCACCGCGGCTACGAGCTGATCCTGCGGCCCGACGGCACCCTGACGGCCGGCCTGCACCACGTGGCGCCCGACAACTCGCTCGAGCTCGAGACGCTCGATCCGTTCAAGGTCGGCACCTGGTACCACGTGGCGGTCACCTACGACGGCTCGAGTCGCGGCCCCGGGCTGCGCCTCTACATCGACGGCGCGCCGGCCCGCACGCGCCTGATGACCGACAACCTGGCGCGCAGCATCATCAGCGAGCCGCTGGGCGACTGGGGCGGGATCTCCGCGATCAGGCTCGGCCGTCGGGGCGACGAGAACCTCGCCGACACGTCGATCGACGAGTTCATGGTGTTCCCGACGCAGCTCACGGCTCCCGAGGTTGCGACGCTGGCGACGCGCGGGGCCGATGGCGCAGGTGTAGGCGTCGGCCTTGGCCGACGCGCGTTCACTCGTGACGAGCTGGCCGAGCACTGGGTGCTCCGGGTGGCGAAGGCCGGCGAGCGCGAGCGTGCCCAGCTGCGCGCGCTGCGCGGCAAGGAGAACGCCATCATCACGAAGCTCCCCCAGGTGATGGTGATGCGCGACCTGCCTGCCGAGCGGGCGCGGCCGACCTTCGTCCTCGCGCGCGGCGCCTACGACGCGCCGACGACCAGGGTCGAGGCCGACACGCCGGCGATGCTGCCGCGGTTCGACAAGGGGCTGCCGCGCAACCGTCTCGGCCTGGCGCGCTGGCTCGTGTCGAAGGAGAACCCGCTGGCGACGCGCGTCCTCGTGAACCGTTACTGGGCGCTGCTGTTCGGCACCGGCCTGGTTGCGACCCCCGAGGACTTCGGCAACCAGGGCAAGCTGCCGACGCACCCGCAGCTGCTCGACTACCTGGCCGTGTCGTTCCGCGAGAGCGGCTGGAACCTCAAGGCCCTGTTGCGCCGGATCGTGACGTCGCAGACCTACCGCCAGTCGTCGGCGGCGACGCCGCAGGCCCTCGAGATCGACCCCGCGAACGAGAAGCTGGCGCGTGGGCCCGGCTACCGCCTGTCGGCCGAGCAGATCCGCGACAATGCGCTGGCGGCCAGCGGCCTGCTCGTGCGCACGATCGGCGGCCCCAGCGTGTACCCGTACCAGCCGCCGGGCCTGTGGGAGGAACTGGCGACGCGCAATGCGACGACCTACGCGCAAGGCAAGGGCGACGACCTCCACCGCCGGAGCCTCTACACGGTGTGGAAGCGCTCGACGCCGCCGCCATCGGCCATCAGCTTCGACGCGTCGGAGCGGCTGCTCTGCACGGTGAGGCGCCAGCGGACGAGCACGCCCCTGCAGGCGCTGGTGCTGCTCAACGACGTGCAGTACGTCGAGGCGGCACGGGTACTCGCCGAGCGGGTGTTGCTCGAGGGCGGCGACACGCCGGAGGCGCGGATCACGCTGGCCTGGCGCCTGCTCACCAGCCGGGCGCCGCGGCCGTCGGAGGTCGCCACGGTGCGCGCGTTGCACGACCGGGAACGGGCCCGGTTCGCCGGCAATCCCAAGGCGGCCCGGACGCTCGCGACCAGCGGCGAACACCCCCCGGCGCGGACGCTCGATCCCGTCGAGGTCGCGACGTGGACGGTGGTGGCCAGCACGATCATGAACACGGACGAAGCGGT